The Thalassotalea agarivorans region TTCTTGTCTACAGTCAATACACAGGTCTAGAACGTGAAGTATTCAAAAGGAATTGGATGTTATGTCATTGTTTAGAAAGGAAGTTTTTGAACACCAGTACAAAAACAAATTGGTTGGAGATATTCCACTTGCTCAGCCATTGTCGCTCAATTTAACGATTGCTTTATTCATCTCTCTCATCTGCTTAACTTTTTGTTTTTTAGCATCATCTAGCTTTGCTCGCAAAGAAACAGTATCAGGTTACCTCATTCCCTCTAAAGGCATCATCAATGCCTATGGCCAGTCCGCCGGGATCATTGAAAAAATCTTAGTTAAAGAAGGCGAGTTCATTCAAAAAGGCCAAGTTTTAGCAACGATAAAAAATCAGTCCAACAATGTCGATGGTAAAGACAACTATGCATTTGAATTAGAACAACTTGATCGACAAAAACAATTACTCAGTTTGTCGATCGAACAACATGAATTGGTCCACAACCAAAACACTTTGCAGCTCTCTAGCCAAATTGATAATGCAGTGCGCGAAAACAAGCTACTGAACAACCAATTAAACCACCTTGATCAAACCAAAAAATTGCTGACACAACAACATAATCGTTTGCTAAAGCTAAGCGCAGCTCAGCATTTATCAAGAATAGAATTGGATCGCCATACACAAAAATTATTAAGTATTTCTAATGAAATCGAGCGAACTAAGTTGCAGCAATTATCCTTAGCAAATCGATTACAAGCGGATAGAAGTCAACTCTTGTTGGCGCCAAAAAATTTGGCAATAGCAACCAGTGCTTTGAAAAGACAACTAGCTGCACTTGAACAGCAAATCCAAAATGTAAGCACTAGTAGTCGATACTCTGTGATAGCCCACCAATCAGGCTATGTGGGCGCAATTCAAATGCGCGAAGGGCAGTATTTAACACCACGCAAACCGATTATTAAGTTAATTCCTAAAGACGCGCAGCTGATAGCAGAATTACTAGTACCAAGTCGCAGTGCTGGCTTCATCAAATC contains the following coding sequences:
- a CDS encoding HlyD family secretion protein, yielding MSLFRKEVFEHQYKNKLVGDIPLAQPLSLNLTIALFISLICLTFCFLASSSFARKETVSGYLIPSKGIINAYGQSAGIIEKILVKEGEFIQKGQVLATIKNQSNNVDGKDNYAFELEQLDRQKQLLSLSIEQHELVHNQNTLQLSSQIDNAVRENKLLNNQLNHLDQTKKLLTQQHNRLLKLSAAQHLSRIELDRHTQKLLSISNEIERTKLQQLSLANRLQADRSQLLLAPKNLAIATSALKRQLAALEQQIQNVSTSSRYSVIAHQSGYVGAIQMREGQYLTPRKPIIKLIPKDAQLIAELLVPSRSAGFIKSGMQTKLSFDAFPLQRFGFMESQLSSIDKVLYQQADEQMPVSIREPFYIVRATLAHQSLEAFGKSFQLKSGMKLQADIVLEERTVLQWLLDPILSVSAKLG